The DNA window GGGGACCCCACCCCGTGGGAGGCCGAGAACTACGACCGGCTGGCCGCGCAGGTGCGAGAGGCGTTCGGCCAGAAGACGTCCTGCCTCTGCCCGGTCGTGGAAGGTCGCCACCTCCGCCGGACGCCTCCAGTTACCTCTGCCTCTGGTATCTCGCTATTTCGGCGCGTCCGACGACCATGTGATGCACCTCGTCGGGACCGTCCGCCAGACGGAGTGTTCTCTGGGCCGTGTACATGTCGGCGAGTGGCGTCCACTGCGAAACTCCCGTCGCACCGTGGATCTGGATTGCCTGATCGATGATCTGGCACACCCGTTCTGGCACCATTGCCTTCACCGCGCTAACCCACACCCTCGCGTCGGCGTTGCCCATGAGATCCATCGCCTTTGCAGCCTTGAGAACCATGAGACGCATCGCCTCGATCTCTATCCGGGCGCGCGACACCCATTCCGTGTTCTTCCCCAGGGCGATTATTGGCTTGCCGAACGCCTCCCTGGATAGGCCCCGCTCCACCATGAGCCTCAGGGCCTTCTCTGCGGCGCCTACGGACCGCATGCAGTGATGAATCCTGCCCGGACCGAGGCGCAACTGGGAGATCTCGAATCCTCTGCCCTCCCCGAGGAGGATATTCTCCTTGGGGACGTGGACATCTGTGAAGCGCAAGTGCATGTGCCCGTGAGGGGCGTCGTCGTGCCCGAACACCAGCATCGGTTCCACTACCTCGACGCCGGGAGTGTCCATGGGCACCAGGATCTGGGACTGCTGTAGATGGGGCGCGGCGTCAGGATTGGTGCGCACCATCACGATCATGATCTTGCAGCGGGGGTCTCCGGCCCCGGAGATGTAGTACTTCTCCCCGTTGATAACCCACTCCTCGCCGTCCAGCACCGCGGTGCAGGAGATGTTGCGGGCGTCCGATGAAGCAAGCTCCGGCTCGGTCATCGCGTAGGCCGACCGGATCTCACCAGCGAGCAGCGGTTCGAGCCATTCCTTTTTCTGCGCGGGTGTACCGACCCTCTCCAGCACCTCCATGTTTCCTGTGTCCGGAGCCGAGCAGTTGAGACACTCCGACGCGAGCGGGGACTTTCCGAGCTCGAAGGCGATGTACGCGTAGTCGAGGTTGGCGAGGCCTTCGCCGGTGTCGGCGTTCGGGAGGAAGAAGTTCCACAGGCCTTCCGCCTTCGCCTTGTTCTTGGTCGCCTCGAGCAGGTCCAGCTGCCCGGGCGCGAAGCTCCACCGGTCGGCGTGGCCCTCGCCGAGCGCGAAGTACTTCTCCGACATGGGCTCGACCTCTTCCACGACGAACCTCTTCACCCTCTGCAGCAGCGGGCGGGCCTTCTCTGAGATCGACAGGTCGTACAGCTCTCCGCCGAAGTCGTCGGTGTTGAGCGGGTTCGCGGGCATGGGCCTTCCTCTCTCTCCCCGGGGCGGCCTGTTGGGGCAGACCCGGCTGCGACCTTATTGCCGCGGCCGTCGACCCGCCATGCCGAGCACCGCTGAGCCAGACCAGGGAACCCCATGCGCTTCGCTCCCTGAACGGGCGCTGGTGCAGAATGCGTGCATGACCGACCCCGCCGCCCTGCTAGACGACCGGATGGACAAGCTTCTTTCCAAGGCTGACCCGGCGACAGTGCCTCAGGAGGAGTTCAGGGCGCTGCAGTACGACCTAGGACTGGCGTGGGTGCATTTTCCCGAGGGCCGGGGCGGGCTAGGGATTGTTCCCAGCCTCCAGCGACGGGTCGACGAGCGCCTGCACGCTGCCGGCGCAAAGTCGGCGGGCAGCCGTCACTTCTTCGGTCTGGCGATGGCTGGACCGGTCGTAGTGACCCATGGCAGCGAGTCGTTGAAGGACCGGTTTCTGCGGCGGATGTTCACCGGTGAGGACGCCTGGTGCCAGCTGTTCAGCGAGCCGGGAGCCGGGTCGGATCTTGCGGGCCTCGCTTGCAGGGCGGTCCGCGACGGCGACGAGTGGGTCGTGACCGGGCAGAAGGTGTGGAACACGCTCGCCCACACCGCCGACAGGGGGATGCTCGTCGCCCGAACCGATCCCGATGCCCCCAAGCACAAGGGGCTCACCTACTTCGGGTTGAACATGCACGCCCCCGGGGTGGAGGTTCGTCCGCTCCGGCAGATCACCGGTGAAGCCGAATTCAACGAGGTCTACCTCACCGAAGTTCGCGTCCCCGACTCGGACCGAATCGGCGAAGTAGGCGAGGGGTGGCGGGTCGCCATGACCACGCTGATGAACGAACGGACCACCATCGGCGGAGGGGGAGGAGCTCCCGAGCGAGGGACTGGCCCAATCGCCGAAGCCATTCGCGTCTGGCACGACGGGAACGGAGCCGGCCGCGACGCCGCCACCAAGGATCTCCTGATCAGGCTCTGGATCGAAGCCGAAGCCCTTCGGCTGACCAACATCCGCGCCTCGCACAACCGAAAAGCGGGTAATCCGGGTCCGGAAGGGTCGATAGCCAAGCTCATGTTCGCCGAGGTGAACAAACGTATCTACGAGCTGTGCGTCAACATGCTCGGCCCCGCCGGCATGGTCGGATACGACTTCGAGATGAAGCGGGCGGAAAGCCTCGGCCTGGTCGGGTCTTCGGGAGCATCGCGCAAGATGTTCCTGCGTTCCCGCGCGAACTCGATCGAAGGCGGAACCTCGGAGATCCAGCGGAACATCCTCGGAGAGCGGGTTCTGGGCCTCGCCGGCGATATCAGGGTGGACAAAGACCTGCCCTGGTCCAAGGTCCCCCGTTAGGCGGCTCCCTCCCGATCCGTCGTAGCATCCCTGCCCATGGAACAAGGAAATTCGCCCGGCTATCAGGGGGCCACAGCGGTCGTCACCGGTGCTGCATCGGGGATCGGGCGGGCTCTCGCCCTCGAGCTCGCCGGTCGCGGTGCCAACCTCGCGCTGTCGGACGTCAACGATGTAGACCTGGCCGATACGGTCAACCGTTGCGAGGGGGCGGCCAAAGGGACCGGCAAGGTCCGGGGATTCCACCTCGACGTTGCCGACCGCGAAGCGTTCCTGTCGCATGCGGGCGAAGTCGTCTCGGAGTTCGGTCGGGTCGACATGGTTTTCAACAATGCGGGGGTGTCAGTCACCGCGACAGTAGAAGAGATCAAATGGGAAGACTTCGACTGGCTGATGGGCATCAATTTCTGGGGCGTTGTGCACGGGAGCAA is part of the Acidimicrobiales bacterium genome and encodes:
- a CDS encoding acyl-CoA dehydrogenase family protein yields the protein MPANPLNTDDFGGELYDLSISEKARPLLQRVKRFVVEEVEPMSEKYFALGEGHADRWSFAPGQLDLLEATKNKAKAEGLWNFFLPNADTGEGLANLDYAYIAFELGKSPLASECLNCSAPDTGNMEVLERVGTPAQKKEWLEPLLAGEIRSAYAMTEPELASSDARNISCTAVLDGEEWVINGEKYYISGAGDPRCKIMIVMVRTNPDAAPHLQQSQILVPMDTPGVEVVEPMLVFGHDDAPHGHMHLRFTDVHVPKENILLGEGRGFEISQLRLGPGRIHHCMRSVGAAEKALRLMVERGLSREAFGKPIIALGKNTEWVSRARIEIEAMRLMVLKAAKAMDLMGNADARVWVSAVKAMVPERVCQIIDQAIQIHGATGVSQWTPLADMYTAQRTLRLADGPDEVHHMVVGRAEIARYQRQR
- a CDS encoding acyl-CoA dehydrogenase family protein: MTDPAALLDDRMDKLLSKADPATVPQEEFRALQYDLGLAWVHFPEGRGGLGIVPSLQRRVDERLHAAGAKSAGSRHFFGLAMAGPVVVTHGSESLKDRFLRRMFTGEDAWCQLFSEPGAGSDLAGLACRAVRDGDEWVVTGQKVWNTLAHTADRGMLVARTDPDAPKHKGLTYFGLNMHAPGVEVRPLRQITGEAEFNEVYLTEVRVPDSDRIGEVGEGWRVAMTTLMNERTTIGGGGGAPERGTGPIAEAIRVWHDGNGAGRDAATKDLLIRLWIEAEALRLTNIRASHNRKAGNPGPEGSIAKLMFAEVNKRIYELCVNMLGPAGMVGYDFEMKRAESLGLVGSSGASRKMFLRSRANSIEGGTSEIQRNILGERVLGLAGDIRVDKDLPWSKVPR